In Candidatus Omnitrophota bacterium, a genomic segment contains:
- a CDS encoding UvrD-helicase domain-containing protein produces MKLEKLLNPPQLEAVVHRGSPLLVLAGAGSGKTRVITYRIAYLIHKHQIDPKNILGVTFTNKAANEMKQRVKSLIGAKAEPVTLSTFHSLGLKILRQHGDRLGFRKHFSIYGEGDQLSLVKTYLREHPQKKEKFDAGILLARISAYKNNLTQGGKDYPLFNDKYDLVFADIYESFQQALRAHQAVDFDDLILLPIRLFEEHTEILRYYQDLYRHILVDEYQDTNHGQCRLISLLAGKRREICVVGDDDQSIYGWRGAQVRNILQFERDYPDAKVIKLEQNYRSTQTILDAAHHVIMNNHKRQEKRLWTDRGRGKNIDAFLANDENDEAQTIAWRMETIKERTHAKWSDFAVLYRSNIQSRALESTLRVAGIPYAVVGGYEFFDRKEIKDITAYLRVIRNPRDDLSLLRIVNYPRRGIGETTIVKLTEEAQQRGTSVFEWLKQVKDDPSLSKQTRDGIRSFTVMIDDLRNQSAGCDLPALVRAAIERSGYREEIERTIEDAIAMQMKIEIVEELVSTASAFMERDKNGSLSDFIDSISLGDETNGKKNRRPEDAVLLATLHSAKGLEFPFVFLCGMEEDLLPHGRSLKDSTDVDEERRLCYVGMTRAKNHLTLSLTKERNKFGRRAKRVPSRFLKEIPEEFLCKQFSHSQNFFDKQKIESDAGQKGKTSPVAGST; encoded by the coding sequence GTGAAATTGGAAAAACTCTTGAATCCGCCGCAGTTGGAGGCCGTCGTCCATCGGGGGAGTCCGTTGTTGGTTCTGGCGGGCGCGGGAAGCGGCAAGACTCGCGTCATTACTTACCGCATCGCCTATCTCATCCATAAGCATCAAATCGATCCCAAGAACATATTGGGCGTAACGTTTACCAATAAGGCCGCCAACGAGATGAAGCAGCGGGTTAAAAGTTTGATCGGCGCTAAGGCGGAGCCGGTGACGTTGTCGACGTTTCATTCGCTGGGATTGAAAATCCTGCGCCAACACGGCGACCGGCTGGGATTCCGCAAGCATTTTTCCATCTACGGCGAAGGCGATCAATTGTCCCTCGTCAAAACCTACTTGCGGGAGCATCCCCAGAAAAAGGAAAAATTCGACGCGGGAATTTTGCTGGCGCGCATCAGCGCTTATAAGAACAACCTGACGCAAGGCGGCAAGGATTATCCTCTATTCAACGATAAATACGATCTCGTCTTCGCCGATATATACGAGAGTTTCCAGCAGGCGCTGCGGGCGCATCAGGCGGTGGACTTCGACGATCTGATCCTCTTGCCCATCCGCCTGTTCGAGGAACATACGGAGATTCTGCGCTATTACCAAGACCTTTATCGACATATTCTCGTCGACGAATACCAGGACACTAATCACGGCCAATGCCGTTTGATCTCCTTGCTCGCCGGGAAGCGGCGGGAGATTTGCGTCGTGGGCGACGACGACCAAAGCATCTACGGCTGGCGCGGGGCGCAGGTGCGCAACATTCTGCAATTCGAACGAGATTACCCCGACGCTAAGGTAATTAAATTGGAGCAAAATTACCGCTCCACCCAAACCATCCTGGACGCGGCGCATCACGTTATCATGAACAACCATAAGCGGCAGGAGAAGCGGCTTTGGACCGACCGCGGACGCGGGAAGAACATCGACGCTTTCCTGGCCAACGATGAAAATGACGAAGCGCAAACCATCGCCTGGCGCATGGAAACCATCAAAGAGCGGACTCACGCGAAATGGTCTGATTTCGCCGTGCTCTATCGCAGCAACATCCAGTCCCGCGCCTTGGAAAGCACGCTGCGCGTTGCCGGAATCCCATACGCCGTCGTAGGGGGCTATGAGTTTTTCGACCGCAAAGAGATCAAGGATATCACGGCCTATCTGCGAGTGATCCGCAACCCCCGCGACGATCTCAGTCTGTTGCGCATCGTCAATTACCCCCGGCGGGGCATCGGGGAAACGACGATCGTGAAGTTGACCGAAGAAGCCCAGCAACGGGGAACGTCCGTATTTGAATGGCTGAAGCAGGTTAAAGACGATCCATCCCTGAGCAAACAAACCCGCGACGGCATTCGCTCTTTCACCGTTATGATCGACGATCTGCGCAACCAAAGCGCTGGCTGCGATCTGCCTGCCTTGGTACGCGCCGCGATCGAACGCAGCGGCTACCGCGAAGAGATCGAAAGAACCATTGAGGATGCCATCGCAATGCAAATGAAAATCGAAATCGTAGAGGAACTAGTCTCCACGGCGTCCGCTTTTATGGAGCGGGACAAGAACGGTTCGTTGTCGGATTTCATCGATTCGATTTCGCTGGGCGACGAGACGAACGGCAAGAAAAACCGCAGGCCGGAGGACGCTGTATTATTGGCGACGCTGCACAGCGCCAAGGGGCTGGAGTTTCCCTTCGTGTTTCTCTGCGGCATGGAAGAAGACCTGCTGCCGCATGGGCGTTCGCTGAAAGACAGTACGGACGTGGACGAGGAACGGCGGCTTTGCTATGTAGGCATGACGCGGGCGAAGAACCATCTTACCCTCAGTCTGACAAAGGAACGGAATAAATTCGGCAGGCGAGCCAAGCGCGTCCCATCGCGCTTTCTCAAAGAGATTCCCGAAGAATTTCTCTGCAAGCAATTCAGCCATAGCCAAAACTTTTTCGATAAGCAAAAAATCGAATCGGACGCCGGTCAAAAAGGAAAAACGTCGCCCGTGGCGGGATCGACGTAA
- a CDS encoding sulfatase-like hydrolase/transferase: MPNPLSRRDFLTAASALSAGALWSGDASAMDFHHAKPNILWLTSEDNGPHLGCYGDRYADSPHIDALAAKGVIYLNAWSNAPVCAPARTTIISGVYPPCTGSEHMRSMVELPSFMKMFPAYLREAGYYCTNNVKEDYNLEKTGQVWDESSSKAHWRNRKPGQPFFAVFNFTTTHESQIRKRPHAAVHDPAKVRVPAYHPDAPEARQDWAQYYDKITEMDAQAGKALQELEQDGLAEDAIVFYYGDHGPGMPRCKRWPYNSGLRVPLVVYIPPKYKSLMPDNCAAGGRSSRLVGFVDLAPTVLSLAGVKPPDFMQGHAFLGQYVAPEPDYAYGFRGRMDERYDMVRSVRNRRYIYIRNYMPHKIYGQYLAYMFQTPTTQAWKKLYDEGKLHPPQTYFWEPKPPEELYDLQNDPDEVKNLADSAEHYDMLIQLRQELRRFELDIRDIGFLPEDEIHVRSKETTPYEMGHDDAKYPLEKILTMAEMASFMKTEAIPDLMRKFQDGDGAVRYWAAMGILMRGAAAVTAAKYSLHTALADSSPSVRIVAAQALGQYGGAEDIALALAVLIELASLDKNSVYVSIAALNAIDDLGEKAMSLKELIAALPRENASIVPRMKEYVPRMIERILSR; the protein is encoded by the coding sequence ATGCCGAATCCCTTATCCCGCCGGGATTTCTTAACCGCCGCTTCCGCACTTTCCGCTGGAGCGCTATGGAGCGGCGATGCCAGCGCCATGGATTTCCATCACGCTAAGCCCAATATCCTCTGGCTCACCAGCGAAGATAACGGCCCCCATCTCGGCTGCTACGGCGACCGATACGCCGATTCTCCCCATATCGACGCTTTGGCCGCTAAGGGAGTCATCTATCTCAACGCCTGGTCCAATGCGCCCGTTTGCGCTCCGGCGAGAACGACGATTATCTCCGGCGTTTATCCTCCTTGTACGGGATCGGAGCACATGCGCAGCATGGTGGAATTGCCCTCCTTCATGAAAATGTTTCCAGCCTATTTGCGCGAGGCGGGGTATTATTGTACGAATAACGTTAAGGAGGATTACAACCTGGAAAAAACCGGCCAGGTTTGGGACGAATCCAGCAGCAAGGCCCATTGGCGCAATCGCAAGCCGGGGCAGCCTTTTTTCGCCGTTTTCAACTTCACTACGACGCACGAAAGCCAAATCCGCAAGCGCCCTCACGCCGCCGTCCACGATCCAGCCAAGGTTCGCGTTCCCGCCTATCATCCCGACGCGCCGGAAGCGCGCCAGGATTGGGCGCAATATTACGACAAGATTACGGAAATGGACGCCCAAGCGGGGAAGGCGCTGCAAGAGTTGGAGCAAGACGGATTGGCTGAGGACGCGATCGTTTTCTATTACGGCGATCACGGTCCTGGAATGCCTCGCTGCAAGCGCTGGCCTTACAATTCCGGGCTGCGCGTTCCGTTGGTCGTTTACATACCGCCGAAATACAAGTCCCTCATGCCGGACAATTGCGCGGCGGGAGGGCGATCCAGCCGCCTGGTCGGCTTCGTCGATCTCGCGCCGACCGTCCTCAGCCTTGCGGGCGTCAAGCCGCCGGATTTCATGCAGGGTCATGCCTTTTTAGGGCAATACGTTGCGCCGGAGCCGGATTATGCGTATGGTTTCCGAGGACGCATGGACGAACGCTATGACATGGTTCGCTCCGTTCGCAACCGACGCTATATTTACATTCGAAATTACATGCCGCATAAAATCTACGGCCAATATCTTGCCTATATGTTTCAAACGCCGACGACGCAAGCATGGAAAAAACTCTACGACGAGGGAAAACTGCATCCGCCGCAGACGTATTTTTGGGAACCTAAGCCGCCGGAAGAACTGTACGATCTGCAAAACGATCCCGACGAAGTGAAGAATTTGGCCGATTCCGCCGAGCATTACGATATGTTAATCCAGCTGCGCCAGGAGTTGCGGCGATTCGAACTCGACATTCGTGATATAGGTTTTTTGCCTGAGGACGAAATTCATGTCCGTTCGAAAGAGACGACGCCTTACGAGATGGGACATGACGACGCGAAATATCCCTTGGAAAAAATCTTGACAATGGCGGAAATGGCCTCTTTCATGAAGACGGAAGCCATTCCCGATCTCATGAGGAAATTCCAAGACGGCGATGGAGCCGTGCGTTATTGGGCCGCTATGGGGATTCTCATGCGGGGCGCCGCCGCCGTAACCGCGGCGAAATATTCGCTTCATACGGCTCTCGCCGATTCCTCGCCCAGCGTCCGCATCGTTGCGGCGCAGGCTTTAGGCCAATATGGCGGCGCCGAGGATATTGCCCTAGCGCTGGCCGTTTTGATCGAATTGGCGTCGTTGGATAAGAACAGCGTCTATGTTTCTATTGCGGCGTTGAACGCCATTGACGATCTGGGCGAAAAAGCCATGAGTCTGAAGGAATTAATCGCCGCCCTGCCGCGAGAAAACGCCTCCATCGTTCCCCGTATGAAAGAGTATGTCCCGCGAATGATCGAGAGAATCTTGAGCAGATAG
- a CDS encoding N-formylglutamate amidohydrolase: MPEYEPAILTGAPCGILFESPHLGREVPPELRHHLRLMEAAAQRLDGGIDFAGRYLLGAVGGQWTYSTVSRLVVDLNRGSAHVDSRICPQWPGACVYEDGGVIVPYAEIGGVKVRLYDDPLPEEEVNYRLEKYWRPYHERLRGIVDSSVQTYGQALLISLHSAYPWREHQREDRPAIYLGTRNGKTCGAAILSALRNGLEEKGFLAVAENYYQGAYTTQTYSEIDGLDAIQIELDRRYLLEESMPDAVFPHRETMLQALAAVLQTISLSSQRLSSGPARRLLSPRAYVDPATGDVFPF; encoded by the coding sequence ATGCCGGAATACGAGCCTGCGATCTTAACCGGCGCCCCTTGCGGCATTCTCTTCGAATCGCCCCACTTGGGACGCGAGGTTCCGCCGGAATTGCGCCATCATCTCCGATTGATGGAAGCGGCGGCGCAGCGTTTGGACGGCGGAATCGATTTCGCCGGACGTTATCTGCTCGGCGCCGTCGGCGGACAATGGACTTATTCCACGGTTTCTCGTCTGGTCGTGGATTTAAACCGGGGATCCGCACACGTGGATTCGCGGATTTGCCCCCAATGGCCCGGCGCCTGCGTCTATGAGGATGGGGGAGTGATCGTTCCCTACGCCGAAATCGGCGGCGTCAAAGTACGATTGTATGATGATCCCTTACCGGAAGAGGAAGTTAACTATCGCCTGGAAAAATATTGGCGGCCTTATCACGAGCGGCTGCGGGGAATAGTGGATTCCTCCGTCCAGACGTATGGCCAGGCGCTTTTAATCAGCCTGCATAGCGCTTATCCCTGGAGGGAGCATCAGCGCGAAGATCGGCCCGCCATCTACTTGGGAACGCGCAATGGCAAGACTTGCGGCGCCGCCATTCTTTCCGCCTTGCGAAATGGATTGGAAGAGAAGGGTTTCTTGGCTGTCGCGGAAAATTATTATCAAGGCGCCTATACGACGCAAACCTATAGTGAAATCGATGGCCTCGACGCCATCCAGATCGAACTGGATCGGCGTTATCTTTTAGAAGAATCCATGCCGGACGCCGTTTTTCCCCATCGAGAAACGATGCTCCAGGCGTTGGCGGCGGTTTTGCAAACGATTTCCCTTTCCAGCCAACGTCTTTCCTCCGGCCCTGCCCGCCGCCTTCTTTCGCCCCGCGCTTACGTCGATCCCGCCACGGGCGACGTTTTTCCTTTTTGA
- a CDS encoding methyltransferase domain-containing protein, translating to MKETNPNGGEKRFYFDRLGDCFTEYMNEYDVQRRLVLIYEELLRGFPIKDKRILEVGCGAGHISRAAVERGADLCVLDIGCSLVKRVSATLNIDGAAGDACCLPFADNRFAAVISSECIEHTLDPEEAIREMVRVCAPGGIVCFTTPNRLWRPVLQLSVLLKIRKFAGIENWIWPNRAANLLQECGMESITFCGCHLWPFQLTFTQGLLRRIDAWGQRLYPVMISFGVTAVKPSLDKPLE from the coding sequence ATGAAGGAAACAAATCCGAACGGCGGCGAGAAACGATTTTATTTCGATCGGTTGGGGGATTGCTTCACGGAGTATATGAACGAATACGACGTCCAGCGCCGTTTAGTTTTGATCTATGAAGAATTGTTGAGAGGTTTTCCCATTAAAGACAAACGCATTTTGGAAGTGGGATGCGGGGCGGGACATATCTCGCGAGCAGCGGTGGAGCGCGGGGCGGACCTATGCGTGCTGGATATCGGATGCAGCCTGGTTAAACGAGTATCCGCTACGCTGAATATCGATGGCGCGGCGGGAGACGCCTGCTGCCTGCCTTTTGCGGATAACCGATTCGCCGCCGTCATCAGTTCCGAGTGCATAGAGCATACGCTCGATCCCGAAGAAGCCATCCGGGAGATGGTTCGCGTCTGCGCGCCGGGCGGGATCGTATGCTTTACTACGCCGAACCGGTTATGGCGTCCCGTCCTGCAGCTTTCCGTCCTGCTGAAAATAAGAAAGTTCGCCGGGATCGAGAATTGGATTTGGCCGAATCGGGCCGCTAACCTCTTACAGGAATGCGGCATGGAATCGATAACCTTCTGCGGCTGCCATCTATGGCCGTTTCAACTGACCTTCACGCAAGGGCTATTGCGTCGCATCGACGCCTGGGGCCAGCGGTTGTATCCCGTGATGATTAGCTTCGGCGTCACCGCCGTCAAACCGTCGCTGGATAAACCGTTAGAATAA
- a CDS encoding DUF554 domain-containing protein — translation MPERCPQRRPQEKTFAIPLMAQISQSMIPTLVNTLAVLIGSAIGLTFHGKLAPRFRSILFQAIGLTTIVIGLRDALKTEDIPLLALGMIAGGLLGEALNIEAGMESLGGFLKRLLRQEKESQFIDGYVFASVLFCVGAMTVVGTFRAGAEGNGDIIYTKSLLDGHAALFLAGAMGAGVMASALTILVFQGALTLIFMQLGAALPEYVITEAAAAGGLLIFGISINMLELGKIRLGNLFPAIFLAPFFVWLKHLFL, via the coding sequence GTGCCTGAACGCTGTCCCCAGCGCCGCCCGCAAGAGAAAACGTTCGCCATCCCGCTGATGGCACAGATATCCCAATCCATGATCCCTACGCTCGTCAATACTCTCGCCGTTCTGATCGGCTCCGCCATTGGACTGACGTTTCACGGAAAACTTGCGCCGCGTTTTCGCAGCATTCTCTTTCAAGCCATTGGCCTGACGACCATCGTCATCGGCCTGCGCGACGCCTTGAAAACGGAAGACATTCCGCTGCTGGCCTTGGGCATGATCGCGGGCGGACTACTCGGCGAAGCGTTGAATATCGAAGCGGGAATGGAATCGCTGGGCGGCTTTTTAAAACGCCTGTTGCGGCAGGAAAAGGAATCGCAGTTCATCGACGGCTACGTCTTCGCCAGCGTCCTGTTCTGCGTGGGCGCCATGACGGTCGTAGGAACCTTTCGCGCCGGAGCGGAGGGAAACGGCGACATCATCTACACCAAGAGCCTGCTTGACGGCCACGCCGCCCTTTTCCTGGCGGGAGCGATGGGCGCCGGCGTTATGGCCAGCGCGTTGACGATTCTCGTTTTTCAAGGGGCTTTGACGCTGATTTTCATGCAACTGGGCGCGGCGCTGCCGGAATACGTCATTACGGAAGCGGCGGCGGCGGGAGGATTGCTCATCTTCGGCATCTCCATCAACATGCTCGAACTGGGGAAAATCCGGTTGGGAAACCTCTTTCCCGCCATTTTCCTCGCGCCGTTCTTCGTGTGGTTGAAACATCTGTTTTTATAA
- a CDS encoding DUF1080 domain-containing protein, with amino-acid sequence MIRRTCMTALTLALAASLATAQGERPVMGNWHGEFAGAAWKDKTIRAQVVGESWDEYRAVFFVGAKGVEEQRAEIRGKTNRGVTHFEGRADLGEKLGGVFDVTGDIVYTGQGKEAKGSFDGVFKNQSGEGAFSLKRVLIKSPTLGMKPPESAIMLFDGTDAALNTNWVNRPVWVAQNGLMKTEGYSIYTKEAFGDAEYHVEFVIPYMPRERGQARGNSGVYIAGRYEVQVLDSFADHPENNLCGGIYQQATPIANACLPPLEAQTYDITFLAPRFDANGNKIKDAEITVKQNGVVIHDHVVLKKPTPGGVDGKEAPTGQLLLQDHGNSVPFGNVWVKPLK; translated from the coding sequence ATGATTAGAAGGACATGCATGACGGCGTTGACGTTGGCGTTGGCGGCCAGTCTGGCGACGGCGCAGGGCGAAAGGCCGGTTATGGGCAACTGGCATGGCGAATTCGCCGGCGCGGCCTGGAAAGACAAGACCATTCGCGCCCAGGTGGTAGGAGAAAGTTGGGACGAATACCGGGCGGTGTTCTTTGTCGGCGCCAAAGGCGTGGAGGAGCAACGGGCGGAAATCAGAGGAAAAACCAACCGGGGCGTCACTCATTTTGAAGGCCGGGCTGACCTTGGCGAAAAACTGGGCGGCGTTTTCGACGTAACGGGCGACATTGTCTATACGGGCCAGGGCAAAGAAGCGAAAGGCTCTTTCGACGGCGTATTCAAAAACCAGAGCGGAGAAGGCGCCTTCTCGCTAAAACGTGTGTTGATTAAATCGCCTACGCTGGGCATGAAGCCTCCCGAAAGCGCGATTATGCTGTTCGACGGAACGGACGCCGCGCTTAATACGAACTGGGTAAACCGTCCCGTGTGGGTGGCGCAGAATGGCTTGATGAAGACGGAGGGCTATTCTATTTACACGAAGGAAGCGTTCGGCGATGCGGAATATCACGTGGAGTTCGTCATTCCCTATATGCCGCGCGAAAGGGGCCAGGCGCGCGGCAACAGCGGCGTGTATATTGCGGGACGCTACGAGGTGCAGGTGCTCGACAGTTTCGCCGACCATCCGGAAAATAATCTCTGCGGCGGCATCTATCAACAAGCGACGCCGATTGCGAACGCCTGCCTGCCTCCCTTGGAAGCGCAAACCTACGATATTACCTTCCTGGCGCCGCGTTTTGACGCGAACGGCAATAAGATCAAAGACGCCGAAATCACCGTGAAGCAAAACGGCGTCGTGATTCATGACCATGTGGTTCTCAAGAAGCCCACGCCCGGCGGAGTGGACGGCAAAGAAGCGCCGACGGGACAACTCTTGCTGCAAGATCACGGCAACAGCGTGCCTTTCGGGAATGTTTGGGTGAAGCCGCTGAAATAG
- a CDS encoding PA14 domain-containing protein, translated as MSPGARYRSDAAMRFDAAMRKKQIHRQRVAAAVLGCSRPMFQMAYSKKCYLIAGCAALAFMAAWSSDRMERGLVRTMTPFFQGRPGASATSLDRNLNFIQGELRRDCPLTRDIQAVWTGYLWLPETKTYDFTLLSDADVRILIDGREIAAKSSYRTPVLTSIPTFLSKGNHRIEIQYRDDGEASQFALYLPKRGRLKPISSTYLSPYPLSTGRVFLRRIADSAYPLFMLLTAALAPAVLLFMNWIYRSKRIRFAEMHFHGLMLLIFLAGLLLRLVLCRKSGWAMHGDEAIVGIMAQRIAAFRSFHMTYLGQDYGGPFESYLMAVLFILIGYSPVVLRMVPLFLSSLAAPALGYAAKENFGFRAGLAAALLWAIPPVMPLVYSLMTMVGPVENVIFLALAFYLWAKCSQGDKPIAGWQTGLIGFALGIGTWINLQMLYILPPLFLFLLLPINRQRNARFLSLFFAFFLIGCLPLILYNLLHPLATLYYFLNLSVNKAGFFHELSVEFLKENAPVLLGQKVRWHFGQSLALWPRPWCPKVFALIVLLAAAGSLLYWRRRKSCPAEYDRLLLLAASLTTTVVIFCFSGLPNKASRHIFLAFPLFLFLLSWFLSVLSRRWPKTACILLGFQLFWNAQGYYLTSPKDYFQPVHLVPWGEILPANFQPIADRISQKPTEALYADYWIGENIAFLQREQIPIFSNPPRRLDDVIAAEKSLAPCYVFHINSKFWPDYSAFFAALGWSEEPVLPLMLYRPQQPLPLAKFHYAYEIRPGEEFVFHVCDGNLYTAWTPKPGADSITIRFPEPLSIHRLAVIASLSPQPPELTIAAPASPDSIKPTLYPGRERNLYLYDFPAVETSSFTLRLPPNNEQEPFLLFELFCF; from the coding sequence TTGTCTCCCGGCGCGAGATACCGGTCCGATGCGGCGATGCGATTCGACGCCGCTATGCGTAAAAAACAAATTCATCGACAGCGCGTCGCGGCGGCCGTCCTCGGATGTTCCCGCCCCATGTTTCAAATGGCGTACAGCAAGAAATGTTATCTCATAGCGGGCTGCGCCGCCTTGGCGTTCATGGCGGCGTGGTCGTCCGACCGGATGGAGCGGGGATTGGTTCGGACGATGACGCCCTTTTTTCAAGGCCGCCCCGGCGCATCGGCGACGAGCCTCGATAGGAACTTGAATTTCATTCAAGGAGAACTGCGGCGCGATTGTCCTTTGACGCGGGACATTCAAGCCGTATGGACAGGCTACTTATGGCTGCCCGAAACGAAAACTTACGATTTCACTCTCTTGAGCGACGCCGACGTCCGAATTCTGATCGACGGAAGAGAAATCGCCGCCAAATCCTCCTATCGCACGCCGGTTCTTACTTCCATTCCAACCTTTTTATCCAAAGGAAATCATCGCATCGAAATCCAATATCGCGATGACGGCGAAGCGAGCCAATTCGCTCTCTATCTGCCCAAACGCGGCAGACTCAAGCCCATCTCCTCCACCTACCTGTCACCCTATCCCCTATCGACGGGCCGCGTCTTCCTGCGGCGCATCGCGGATAGCGCGTATCCTTTGTTTATGCTTTTAACAGCAGCCTTGGCGCCCGCCGTATTATTATTCATGAACTGGATCTATCGATCGAAACGAATCCGCTTCGCCGAAATGCACTTTCATGGATTGATGCTGCTGATCTTTCTCGCGGGCTTGCTATTGCGCCTGGTTCTATGCCGGAAAAGCGGCTGGGCCATGCACGGCGATGAAGCCATCGTGGGGATCATGGCGCAGCGCATCGCCGCTTTTCGTTCCTTTCACATGACCTACCTCGGCCAGGATTACGGCGGTCCCTTCGAGTCGTACCTTATGGCGGTTCTCTTTATCCTAATCGGTTACTCTCCCGTTGTTTTACGCATGGTTCCACTGTTTCTCTCCTCTCTGGCTGCGCCTGCATTGGGATACGCCGCCAAGGAGAATTTCGGCTTCCGCGCCGGACTCGCCGCCGCTTTGCTCTGGGCGATTCCTCCGGTTATGCCCTTGGTTTACAGCCTCATGACCATGGTCGGTCCTGTCGAGAACGTCATTTTCCTCGCGCTGGCGTTTTATTTATGGGCCAAATGCAGCCAAGGCGATAAGCCGATCGCGGGATGGCAAACCGGCCTCATCGGTTTTGCTTTGGGGATAGGAACCTGGATCAACTTGCAAATGCTGTATATTCTCCCCCCTTTGTTCCTCTTTTTGCTTCTGCCCATCAATCGGCAAAGGAATGCCAGGTTCTTGAGTCTTTTCTTCGCTTTTTTCCTTATTGGCTGTCTGCCATTGATCCTATACAACCTGCTCCATCCGCTGGCAACGCTCTATTATTTTTTGAACTTATCCGTCAACAAGGCCGGATTTTTTCATGAATTAAGCGTGGAATTTCTCAAGGAAAATGCGCCCGTTCTTCTCGGGCAAAAAGTGCGCTGGCATTTCGGCCAGTCCTTGGCTCTTTGGCCCCGGCCTTGGTGTCCTAAAGTTTTCGCCCTTATCGTCCTGCTCGCAGCGGCCGGTTCATTACTATATTGGCGGCGGAGAAAATCCTGTCCCGCCGAATACGATCGTTTATTATTGCTGGCGGCGTCCTTAACCACGACGGTCGTCATTTTTTGTTTTTCCGGTTTGCCTAATAAAGCGTCCCGGCATATCTTCCTGGCTTTTCCTCTCTTCTTGTTCCTGCTTTCCTGGTTTCTCTCCGTTCTCTCCCGGCGTTGGCCTAAGACGGCCTGTATTCTTTTAGGATTTCAATTGTTTTGGAATGCGCAAGGATATTATTTAACCAGTCCCAAGGACTATTTCCAGCCGGTGCATCTTGTCCCGTGGGGCGAGATTCTGCCAGCGAATTTCCAACCGATAGCCGATCGCATCTCCCAAAAGCCGACCGAGGCGCTCTACGCCGACTACTGGATTGGCGAAAATATTGCTTTTCTCCAACGCGAGCAAATCCCCATTTTTTCCAATCCCCCCCGGCGGCTGGATGACGTCATCGCGGCGGAAAAGAGCCTTGCTCCCTGTTATGTCTTTCACATCAACTCGAAATTCTGGCCCGATTATTCCGCTTTTTTCGCCGCGCTGGGCTGGAGCGAAGAGCCAGTTCTCCCCTTGATGCTCTATCGTCCACAGCAACCTCTGCCGCTGGCGAAGTTTCATTACGCTTACGAAATCCGGCCGGGAGAGGAATTCGTCTTTCACGTTTGCGACGGCAATCTATACACCGCCTGGACGCCGAAGCCCGGCGCCGATTCTATCACTATCCGCTTCCCAGAGCCGCTATCCATTCATCGCCTGGCGGTTATTGCTTCCCTATCGCCCCAGCCTCCGGAACTGACGATCGCTGCTCCGGCATCGCCGGATTCCATCAAGCCGACTTTATATCCTGGCCGCGAAAGAAACCTCTATCTTTACGACTTTCCCGCCGTCGAAACTTCGAGTTTCACTCTTCGTCTCCCGCCGAATAACGAACAAGAGCCTTTTCTGCTATTCGAATTGTTCTGCTTCTGA